In the genome of Longimicrobiaceae bacterium, the window GTGCGCTTCCACCTGCGCGAGGGGACGGACGCTCTCGTCGTGAACGGCAGCACCGGCGAGGCGTCGACCATGACGCCGGGCGAGCAGCGGCGGGCGGTGGAGATCGTCGTCGATGAGGCGGGCGGCAAGATCCCCGTGATCGCGGGGGCTGGCGGCAGCGACACCACGGCCGTCTCCCGCCTCGCGTCGGAGGCCCGTGCCGCGGGGGCGACGGCGCTGCTCGTGAGCCCGCCGCCGTACAACAAGCCTACGCAGCAGGGCATCGTCGCGCACTACCGCGCGGTGATGGACGCGGGCGGCCTGCCCACAATCGTCTACAACGTGCCCGGCCGTACGGCGTGCAACATCCTCCCCGCGACGGTGGAGACGCTGGCGGAGGACGACCGCATCGTCGGCGTGAAGGAGGCGAGCGGCGACCTGTCGCAGGTGGCCGAGCTGTCGCGGCGGGTGGGCGAGCGCGTGGCCATCTACAGCGGCAACGACGACCAGGTGGTCGCGCTGATGGCGCTGGGCGGCATGGGCGTGATCTCCGTGCTCGCGAACGTCGCGCCGTCGGACGTGTCGCGCATGGCGCGGTCGTTCCTGGAGGGCGATGTCGTCACCGCACGCAAGCTTCAGCTTCGCCTGCTGCCGCTCATCAACCTGCTCTTCAAGGAGCCGAATCCGATCCCCGTGAAGGCCGCCGTGCGCGCTCTGGGCTTCGACGCAGGGCCGCTGCGGCTGCCGCTGACCGAGGTGTCGGACGCGCTGCGGGGCGAAGTGCTGGCGGAGATGCGGGCGCTGGGGCTGGACGTGCGCGGGGAGGGCTGAGATGGCGGAGCGCGTGCGGGTCGTGCTCAGCGGCGCCACCGGGCGGATGGGCCTCACGCTCGCCCGGCTTATCGCGCTGGACGGGCGGATGGAGCTGGTGGGCGGCATCGGGCGAATGGACGAGGACCAGGCGTGCGACATCGGCTGCCCCATCATCCACGCCGCCGAGGACGCGGGCGAGGTGGTGCGCGCCGCCGACGTGGTGATCGACTTCTCCGCGCCGGAGCTGCTCCGCCGCCTGCTGGACACGCAGCGCGAGGCGATGGCGGGCACCGCGCTCGTCGTCGGCACCACGGGCCTGTCGCCGAACGACCATCGGCTGCTGGCGGACGCGGCGGGGAGATCGCCCGTGCTCGTCTCCGCCAACTTCAGCGTGGGCGTGAACCTGCTGCTCGCGCTGGCCGAGCGCGCCGCGGCGGTGCTGGGACCGGACTACGACGTGGAGATCGTAGAGGCGCACCACCGGCGCAAGGCGGACGCACCCAGCGGCACCGCCATCGAGCTCGGACGCGCCGTCGCGCGGGGGCGCCAGGTCGCGCTCGACGAGGTGCGCGTGGACGGCCGCAGCGGGCGTCCGGGCGCGCGGCCGCAGGGCGAGATCGGCTTCCACTCGGTGCGCGGCGGCGACATCGTGGGCGAGCACCGCGTGATGCTCATCGGCGAGCGCGAGCGGGTGGAGCTGGGGCACGTGGCGGCGGATCGCGACCTGTTCGCCGCGGGCGCGCTGCGGGCCGCGGGGTGGATCGTCGGCCGCCCCGCGGGCACGTACGGCATGGCGGACGTGCTCGGGCTCTCGTGACGCAGCGCATCTCCCGAGGCGCCTGAACGTGGGCGAGCAGGCGCTGGCGGACCTCGGCTTCCCGCCCGGCTGGGCCGCGGCGATGCACGCGGGCTTCCTCTTCCGCATCGTCCTGGCCGCGTTCCTGGGCGGAGTGATCGGCCTGGAGCGGGAGATGTCCGGCAAGCCCGCCGGGCTCCGGACGAACCTGCTCATCTGCGTGGGCGCGGCCATGCTCACCGACCTCTCCATCGGCTTCGGCAACGCGTTCGGGGCCGACCCAGCGCGCGTGGACCCAAGCCGCATCGCGGCGCAGGTCGTCACCGGCATCGGCTTCCTGGGCGCGGGTACCATCCTCCAGACGCGGGGCCGCGTGACCGGCCTCACCACCGCGGCCACGCTGTGGGTCGTCGCCGCCGTCGGCATGTCGGTCGGCGCGCACGCGTACGTCGCCGCGATGGAGGCCACGGCCATCGTCCTCGTCGCCCTGACGATCCTGGGCCGCATCGAGAACACGCTTCTGCGGCGCCGCGCCTTCCACCGCTACACGTTCAGCCTGGACGCGGACACGGCGCTGCTCTCGAAGCTGGAGGGCGCCTTCCGCGGCTCTGGCTTGCAGGTGCGCGGCGAGTCGCTGGAGCGCGGGCCCGACGGCTTCCACGCCGTCTTCGAAGTCACCGGCCCCGCGCGCGTGCACGAGCAGATGGCGCGCAGCCTGGTGATGCTGCCCGGCGTGCACCGCATGACGAGGGGCGAGTAGATGCCGAAGGCGGTGATCGACATGAACGACCGCCGTCCCGTCTGGGCGATCCCGGGCTGGGCGGTGGACGAGATCAGGTCCGCGTTCCCGTCCGATTGGGACGTCGTCGTGGTGGACGGGCACGCGGACGGACAGGGCGACGGCCGCGGCACCTCGCCCGATGCGGTGCGGGCGGCGCGCGGCGCGGAGGTCTACCTGGGCCTCGGCATCCCGCGCGAGCTGTTCCTCGCGGCGACGGCGAGCGGCGAGCTCCGGTGGATGCACACCGCGTCCGCCGGCGTCGCCGGGGCGCTGTTTCCGGAGATGGTGGAGTCCGCCGTCGTCCTCACCAACTCCGCCGGCATCCACGCCGAGCCCATCGCCGACACGGTGATGGCGATGGTGCTGCATTTCGCGCGCGGGCTGGACTTCATGGTGCGGGCGCAGGCGGAGCGGCGCTGGGACAAGGCGACCTTCGACGCGCCCGGCGTGCCGGTGCGCGAGCTCGCCTCGTCCACTCTCGGCATCCTCGGCCTGGGCGGGATCGGCCGGGCCGTCGCGCGACGCGCGGTCGCGCTGGGCATGCGCGTCGTCGCGACGCGGCGCAGCGGGACGGAGGGTCCGGATGGCGTGGAGGTGGTGACGGGAGATGATGCGCTGGGGCGTATGCTGGACCGGAGCGACTTCGTGGCCGTGTGCGTGCCGCAGACGGCGGAGACGGAGGGGCTGATCGGCGCGGCGGAGCTCGCGCGGATGGGAAAAGGCGCGGTGCTGGTGAACGTGAGCCGCGGCGCGGTGGTGGACGAGGAGGCGCTTACGGTCGCCCTGAAGACGGGAAAGCTGCGCGGGGCGGGCCTGGACGTGTTCGCCGAAGAGCCGCTTCCGGCGGCGTCGGAGCTTTGGGGCCTTCCCAACGTGTTGGTGAGCCCGCATGTTTCAGGCACATCTCACGACTTCTGGCGGCGGCAGACGGACCTCGTCACCGCCAACGTCCGGCGCTGGCTGGCCGGGCAGCCCCTCCTGAACACCGTCGACAAGACGGCCGGGTACTAGAGCGGATGGAAAACATCATGCAGGGCGTGGAGAAGATCATCCACGCGGCGGTGCAGCGCGGCGCCAGCGACCTCCACATCAAGTCCGGCGACGTCTTCCGCGCCCGCATCAACGGACAGCTGGTGCCGTTCACCAAGCAGCGCATCACGCAGGAGCAGGCGCGCTCCATCGCGTCGTCGCTCATCCCGCACGAGCGCGACCGGGCCCGCCTGGACGAGCTGCAGGACTACGACTGCTCGTGGGGGATGCCGGGCGTGGGGCGCTTCCGCGTCAACATCCTGCGGCAGCGCGGCAGCTTCATGATCGTGATGCGGGTCATCCCCATCGAGATCCCCAGCTTCGAGGCGCTGGGGCTGCCGGCCGTGCTCAGCGACATCGCGGCCAACGAGCGCGGGCTGATCCTGGTCACCGGCATCACCGGCTCGGGCAAGAGCAGCACGCAGGCGGCCATGCTGGGCTACATGAACCAGAACATGCGCCGCCACATCGTCACGCTCGAGAACCCCATCGAGTTCCTGCACCGCGACGTCAACTCGTCCATCACGCAGCGCGAGGTGGGCATCGACACCGACTCGTTCCGCGTGGGTCTGCGGGCGGCGCTGCGGCAGGACCCGGACGTGATCCTGATCGGCGAGATGCGCGACACCGAGAGTATCGACATCGCCCTCAAGAGCGCCGAGACGGGCCACCTGGTCATCTCCACCGTGCACACGCGCGACGCGGCGTCCACCATCTCCCGGCTGGTCGCCACCTTCCCGCCCGAGGAGCAGAAGGTCGTGCGCCTGCGCCTGGCGGAGCAGCTGCAGGCCATCGTCTCGCAGCGCCTGCTGCCGCGCAAGGACGGCTCGGGCCGCGTCCTCGCCGCCGAGGTGATGGTGGTGA includes:
- the dapA gene encoding 4-hydroxy-tetrahydrodipicolinate synthase, coding for MSNGTGGVSQVPTALFIGSGVALVTPFDTNGVNENVLRELVRFHLREGTDALVVNGSTGEASTMTPGEQRRAVEIVVDEAGGKIPVIAGAGGSDTTAVSRLASEARAAGATALLVSPPPYNKPTQQGIVAHYRAVMDAGGLPTIVYNVPGRTACNILPATVETLAEDDRIVGVKEASGDLSQVAELSRRVGERVAIYSGNDDQVVALMALGGMGVISVLANVAPSDVSRMARSFLEGDVVTARKLQLRLLPLINLLFKEPNPIPVKAAVRALGFDAGPLRLPLTEVSDALRGEVLAEMRALGLDVRGEG
- the dapB gene encoding 4-hydroxy-tetrahydrodipicolinate reductase, yielding MAERVRVVLSGATGRMGLTLARLIALDGRMELVGGIGRMDEDQACDIGCPIIHAAEDAGEVVRAADVVIDFSAPELLRRLLDTQREAMAGTALVVGTTGLSPNDHRLLADAAGRSPVLVSANFSVGVNLLLALAERAAAVLGPDYDVEIVEAHHRRKADAPSGTAIELGRAVARGRQVALDEVRVDGRSGRPGARPQGEIGFHSVRGGDIVGEHRVMLIGERERVELGHVAADRDLFAAGALRAAGWIVGRPAGTYGMADVLGLS
- a CDS encoding MgtC/SapB family protein; this encodes MGEQALADLGFPPGWAAAMHAGFLFRIVLAAFLGGVIGLEREMSGKPAGLRTNLLICVGAAMLTDLSIGFGNAFGADPARVDPSRIAAQVVTGIGFLGAGTILQTRGRVTGLTTAATLWVVAAVGMSVGAHAYVAAMEATAIVLVALTILGRIENTLLRRRAFHRYTFSLDADTALLSKLEGAFRGSGLQVRGESLERGPDGFHAVFEVTGPARVHEQMARSLVMLPGVHRMTRGE
- a CDS encoding D-2-hydroxyacid dehydrogenase; translation: MPKAVIDMNDRRPVWAIPGWAVDEIRSAFPSDWDVVVVDGHADGQGDGRGTSPDAVRAARGAEVYLGLGIPRELFLAATASGELRWMHTASAGVAGALFPEMVESAVVLTNSAGIHAEPIADTVMAMVLHFARGLDFMVRAQAERRWDKATFDAPGVPVRELASSTLGILGLGGIGRAVARRAVALGMRVVATRRSGTEGPDGVEVVTGDDALGRMLDRSDFVAVCVPQTAETEGLIGAAELARMGKGAVLVNVSRGAVVDEEALTVALKTGKLRGAGLDVFAEEPLPAASELWGLPNVLVSPHVSGTSHDFWRRQTDLVTANVRRWLAGQPLLNTVDKTAGY
- a CDS encoding PilT/PilU family type 4a pilus ATPase, with the translated sequence MENIMQGVEKIIHAAVQRGASDLHIKSGDVFRARINGQLVPFTKQRITQEQARSIASSLIPHERDRARLDELQDYDCSWGMPGVGRFRVNILRQRGSFMIVMRVIPIEIPSFEALGLPAVLSDIAANERGLILVTGITGSGKSSTQAAMLGYMNQNMRRHIVTLENPIEFLHRDVNSSITQREVGIDTDSFRVGLRAALRQDPDVILIGEMRDTESIDIALKSAETGHLVISTVHTRDAASTISRLVATFPPEEQKVVRLRLAEQLQAIVSQRLLPRKDGSGRVLAAEVMVVTGTIRDCIADPERTEEIRDLIADGRTTYGMQTFDQCLMDLVQAEHVDFAVAKAAATNPGDFELKMNMLAGRGGAGGPSY